A stretch of DNA from Sulfolobales archaeon:
CTACAGCTAGCACTAGACTCTAAAACAGCACCTGATATTTTTATGGAGTCGCACTTCGCCGTTGCAGCCTTTTCGGAGGCGGGGTGGATAATCCCTCTAGATGATCTTGTAAAGGTCTATTGGGATTGGGGTTATAACGATATAATAGAGGGTCTATGGGATGCTGTGAGATATAGGGGTAAGATCTATGGGATTCCCCAGGATACGGAGGCAAGGCCTATATACTATAGAAAGGATCTTCTCGCTAGGCTGGGTTGGAGTAATGATCAGATAGAGGATCTGCCTAACAGGGTTTTAAAAGGGGAATTCACATTCGACGATATGCTGGAGACAGCTCTGAAGCCGTTAGAAAGGGGGTTGTAGAGCCTGGATACGGGATTTGGCATAGACCCAATGCCGGCCCTGACTGGCCCATACCATATCTAGCATATGGTGGAACCCTCTATGATACTCAAAGCAACAAACTGGTAGCGGATCTCAAGGTGTGGGAGAAGGTCTTCGACTGGTTCTACAGAGCTTCTATGAAGCAGGGTAAAGTGATATCCGACAAGCTAATAGGGCTTGACTTTAACAGGGATGTCCATCCCACGGTCGTTGCTGGAAAGGTGTTATTCTGGTTCGGCGGCACCTGGCATAAGGGGCAGTGGGTAGGATCCTTCGGGCTCAAAGAGGAGGATTTCTGGAGATACTTTGGATACGCTCTATATCCACCTGGCCATAGGGGCGGTAAGCCTGTAACGCTCTCCCAGCCCCTAGTATATATGATTTCCAGCACCTCTAAAAACCCGGAGCTGGCATTCCTCATAATAACGCTTGCAACAGATAGCTATCTAAATGCCCGTCATGCAGTTAGCAGCGCCCATCTAGCTATAAGATATTCCGAGCTATCACATCCAGAGTATACTAAGGATAGATTCTTGGCTGAGACCGGCTATATGGTTAAATATGCGCGCTACCAGCCCAACCACCCCAAGTGGGGTATATATCAGCAGGCGATATTCGATGTTATAAGAGGTATAGAGGGTGGAGCGCTGGATACCGGCCAGGCTGTGGATAGTCTCAGAAGAATTCTGGAGTCCCAGCTGGGCGAGGATGTGGTTATAAAGGGCAGCTGATGGGGGAAGCCTTTTGAGGCTTAGCAGGGTTTTTTTCCTGCTGGGATTTCTAGGTGTGCCCACAGCTGTTGTGATCCTATTTATCCTAGTCCCCGCTATTTTGACCCTTATTATCTCGTTCACAGGCTTGGATCACAGGTTTAGATGGGAGTATGTGGGTTTGGAGAACTATAGAAAGATATTGATAGATCCTAATATCTGGATCTTCGTGGTGAATACGGCGATATTCGTGGTAGGGACACTCGTGTTTAACGTGGGTGTAGGTCTCTTCTTAGCACTGCTATCCACACACGTGGCAGAGCCTATAGGCTATCTAGTGAGAGCGGTATATCTACTCCCGAGGGTAACGCCATCTGTTGTTTTTGCCTTCATCATGCTGTGGATCTTCTCCCCACTGGATAGCGGTGTTCTCAACTCTTTTCTGAGAAACCTGGGGATAGAACCTATCCCCTGGACAACTGGTTATCCATGGATCTTCCTCTTCATAGTCAATGGGCTCGTTGGATGTAGCCTCGGGATGCTGATCTTTACGTCGGCGATAAAATCGATCCCTCAGGACTACATAGTTGCTGCGAGGGTTGATGGGGCGTCTACGCTGACTATAATTCTGAGGATAGTTATTCCCATGATCAGAGGGCATATAATGTTTGTCACAGCCTATCAGACGCTCTCGCTGATAACCTCTTTCGAGTATATATTGCTCACAC
This window harbors:
- a CDS encoding extracellular solute-binding protein, producing MASRRDTLKLIGASVGGLLIGIAGGYLLRPSEAPAAPVTRTATFATTVTQREPQQTPGAAPPTSRSVSAWTQGPERESIYRHENLVEASKRITKILGVSGVSGEIKLEGEYSTAQWPDYRRKLQLALDSKTAPDIFMESHFAVAAFSEAGWIIPLDDLVKVYWDWGYNDIIEGLWDAVRYRGKIYGIPQDTEARPIYYRKDLLARLGWSNDQIEDLPNRVLKGEFTFDDMLETALKPLERGL
- a CDS encoding sugar ABC transporter permease; its protein translation is MRLSRVFFLLGFLGVPTAVVILFILVPAILTLIISFTGLDHRFRWEYVGLENYRKILIDPNIWIFVVNTAIFVVGTLVFNVGVGLFLALLSTHVAEPIGYLVRAVYLLPRVTPSVVFAFIMLWIFSPLDSGVLNSFLRNLGIEPIPWTTGYPWIFLFIVNGLVGCSLGMLIFTSAIKSIPQDYIVAARVDGASTLTIILRIVIPMIRGHIMFVTAYQTLSLITSFEYILLTLDGGPGYYTTEVWALAAFHRAFAQYALSSQYGYAAAMTAFLVASAAILTALYWRAFRIREMISQPKIEL